In a single window of the Cucumis melo cultivar AY chromosome 11, USDA_Cmelo_AY_1.0, whole genome shotgun sequence genome:
- the LOC103497281 gene encoding auxin-responsive protein SAUR24-like: MGIRLLSLVPHAKQILKMQSGFTKNRLNVPKGHVAVYVGEIQRKRFVVPISYLNDPSFQKLLNRAEEEFGFHHPHGGLTIPCKEDAFVDLTSRLQVA, translated from the coding sequence ATGGGGATTAGATTGCTATCTTTGGTTCCTCATGCCAAGCAAATCTTGAAGATGCAGTCAGGGTTTACCAAAAACCGACTGAATGTTCCAAAAGGCCATGTTGCCGTTTATGTGGGAGAGATTCAAAGGAAGCGGTTCGTGGTTCCAATATCTTACTTAAACGATCCATCGTTCCAGAAACTGCTCAACCGTGCAGAGGAAGAGTTTGGCTTTCATCATCCCCATGGGGGTCTGACAATTCCTTGCAAAGAAGATGCCTTTGTTGATCTCACTTCTAGATTGCAAGTAGCTTGA
- the LOC103497280 gene encoding auxin-responsive protein SAUR23-like, translating into MGFRLPSILFSAKQILKAQSISGRCQSSVPKGHIAVYVGEVQKTRFLVPISYLNHPSFLDLLRRAEEEFGFNHPTGGLTIPCKEEAFIDVTSRLHTS; encoded by the coding sequence ATGGGATTTCGTTTACCGTCGATTCTCTTTAGTGCCAAGCAAATTCTCAAAGCACAGTCCATTTCTGGGAGATGTCAATCCAGTGTTCCTAAAGGTCACATCGCAGTATACGTGGGGGAAGTTCAGAAGACGCGGTTTTTGGTTCCGATATCTTACTTGAACCATCCTTCATTTTTAGACTTGCTAAGGAGGGCTGAAGAAGAGTTTGGATTCAACCACCCAACAGGAGGTTTGACCATTCCCTGCAAAGAAGAAGCGTTCATTGATGTCACTTCTAGATTGCACACTTCATGA
- the LOC107991558 gene encoding auxin-responsive protein SAUR24-like, with translation MGIRLLSLVPHAKQILKIQSGLTKNQLDVPKGHVAVYVGEIQRKRFVVPISYLNHPSFKQLLCHAEEEFGFHHPQGGLTIPCKEDAFTEITSRLQAS, from the coding sequence ATGGGGATTCGCTTGCTTTCTTTGGTTCCTCATGCCAAGCAAATCCTGAAGATTCAGTCAGGACTTACCAAAAACCAGTTAGATGTTCCAAAAGGGCATGTAGCAGTTTATGTGGGAGAGATTCAAAGGAAACGGTTCGTGGTTCCGATATCTTACTTAAACCATCCGTCATTCAAACAACTGCTCTGCCACGCAGAAGAAGAGTTCGGTTTCCATCATCCTCAAGGGGGCCTAACAATTCCTTGCAAAGAAGATGCCTTCACTGAAATCACTTCTAGATTGCAAGCATCTTGA
- the LOC103497278 gene encoding auxin-responsive protein SAUR21-like — MGIRLPSVLLSAAKQVLKMQSVSARCQSIVPKGHIPVYVGETDRKRFFVPISYLSQPSFIDLLNKAEEEFGFSHPTGGLRIPCKEEAFIDVTSKLQSS, encoded by the coding sequence ATGGGAATTCGTTTGCCTTCGGTTCTTCTTTCCGCTGCCAAGCAAGTTCTCAAGATGCAGTCTGTCTCAGCAAGATGTCAGTCCATTGTTCCCAAAGGCCACATTCCAGTGTACGTGGGAGAAACCGACAGAAAGCGGTTTTTCGTTCCAATATCGTACTTGAGTCAACCTTCATTCATAGACTTGCTCAACAAGGCTGAAGAAGAGTTTGGATTCAGCCACCCAACTGGAGGTTTGAGAATTCCCTGCAAGGAAGAAGCCTTCATTGATGTTACTTCTAAATTGCAAAGTTCATGA
- the LOC103497279 gene encoding 40S ribosomal protein S12-like, producing the protein MSADEGAVVAEAPAPALGEPMDIETALQLVLRKSLAHGGLVRGLHESAKAIEKHAAQLCVLGEDCNQPDYVKLVKALCAEHNVNLMTVPSAKTLGEWAGLCKIDSEGKARKVVGCSCVVVKDFGEDHEALHIVQKHVSSN; encoded by the exons ATGTCAGC TGATGAAGGTGCAGTTGTTGCCGAGGCTCCGGCCCCAGCTCTTGGTGAGCCAATGGACATTGAGACTGCATTGCAACTTGTTCTTAGAAAATCATTAGCTCATGGTGGGCTTGTTCGTGGTCTACATGAAAGTGCTAAAGCAATTGAGAAACATGCTGCTCAGCTCTGCGTCTTGGGAGAAGACTGCAACCAGCCAGATTACGTTAAACTCGTCAAGGCACTTTGTGCCGAGCACAATGTAAACCTGATGACAGTTCCAAGTGCAAAGACCCTTGGCGAATGGGCTGGT CTTTGCAAGATTGATTCCGAAGGAAAGGCTAGGAAGGTTGTTGGGTGCTCTTGTGTTGTAGTTAAG GACTTTGGGGAAGATCATGAGGCACTTCACATTGTCCAGAAGCACGTGAGTTCAAATTGA
- the LOC103497277 gene encoding auxin-responsive protein SAUR23-like produces MGIRLPTLLLNAKQIFRTQAVSTRCHSNIPKGHIAVYVGENRRKRFVVPVSYLNHPSFLSLLNRAEEEFGFNHPSGGLTIPCKEDAFIDLTSRLHTS; encoded by the coding sequence ATGGGAATTCGTCTGCCTACGCTTCTCCTCAATGCCAAGCAAATATTCAGAACGCAAGCTGTCTCAACAAGATGTCACTCCAACATTCCCAAAGGCCACATTGCAGTTTACGTGGGCGAGAATCGACGGAAGCGATTTGTGGTGCCGGTATCATACTTGAACCATCCTTCATTTCTAAGTTTGCTCAACAGAGCTGAAGAAGAGTTTGGATTCAACCATCCAAGTGGGGGTTTGACAATTCCCTGCAAAGAAGATGCCTTCATTGATCTCACTTCAAGATTGCATACCTCGTGA